One part of the Thermostichus vulcanus str. 'Rupite' genome encodes these proteins:
- the murG gene encoding undecaprenyldiphospho-muramoylpentapeptide beta-N-acetylglucosaminyltransferase codes for MPPRLLIAASGTGGHVFPALAVAEQLPDWHIEWLGVPDRIEVKLVQDRYRLHAIAMSGLQGSLLDKGRALLQLIAATWQVRQLLQAEQFDGVLSTGGYIAAPAILAARSLGVPVVLHESNVIPGKVTRRLGRWCRLVALGMAETANYLPGVTTQVVGTPVRSEFYSPQPVPADIPIPDGEPLILVMGGSQGARGLNRMVAACAEAWLQAGAWIVHLTGEAEAQAPPSGIPQHPRYWRFPFRADVANLLQRAHFAISRAGAMSVAELLATGTPAILIPYPFAAEDHQYHNALAFVQYGGGVVMRESEENLDLLRQKVLTWLAHPQTVTQMATHLKTTAYPAAGKAMAHLLQGIFQDSAR; via the coding sequence ATGCCCCCAAGGCTGTTGATTGCTGCCAGTGGTACCGGGGGGCATGTGTTTCCCGCCTTAGCCGTTGCCGAGCAACTACCCGATTGGCACATCGAGTGGTTGGGGGTACCGGATCGGATAGAGGTGAAGCTGGTGCAGGATCGCTATCGGCTCCATGCCATTGCCATGTCTGGCCTACAGGGATCCCTCTTGGACAAGGGACGAGCCCTTTTGCAGCTTATAGCAGCTACCTGGCAAGTGCGTCAGCTGCTACAAGCAGAACAGTTTGATGGGGTGCTCAGTACAGGTGGGTATATTGCCGCGCCGGCCATTTTGGCGGCACGCTCCCTTGGGGTGCCGGTGGTGCTTCATGAGTCCAATGTTATCCCCGGCAAAGTCACCCGGCGGTTGGGCAGATGGTGCCGGCTGGTGGCCTTGGGGATGGCGGAAACCGCAAACTATCTACCGGGAGTGACCACCCAAGTGGTGGGGACACCCGTTCGGTCTGAGTTCTACAGCCCCCAACCCGTTCCTGCCGATATCCCCATCCCCGACGGGGAACCCCTCATTTTGGTGATGGGGGGTAGCCAAGGGGCAAGGGGATTGAACCGCATGGTCGCCGCCTGTGCAGAGGCTTGGTTGCAGGCGGGGGCCTGGATTGTCCATTTGACCGGCGAGGCAGAAGCTCAGGCTCCACCGTCTGGGATCCCGCAGCATCCCCGTTACTGGCGGTTTCCCTTTCGAGCGGATGTGGCCAATCTATTGCAGCGAGCCCATTTTGCCATTAGCCGTGCTGGAGCGATGAGTGTGGCGGAGTTGCTAGCTACAGGCACACCGGCCATTTTGATACCTTATCCCTTCGCGGCTGAGGATCATCAGTACCACAATGCTCTCGCTTTCGTGCAGTACGGTGGGGGAGTGGTCATGCGAGAATCCGAAGAGAATCTAGACCTACTCCGGCAAAAGGTGTTGACTTGGTTGGCTCATCCCCAAACGGTCACTCAAATGGCCACTCACCTGAAAACCACTGCCTATCCAGCAGCGGGCAAAGCGATGGCCCACCTGTTGCAAGGGATCTTCCAAGATTCGGCCCGTTAG
- a CDS encoding photosynthesis system II assembly factor Ycf48, protein MFKPLRMVLLLSLSVLLMAARMPSMREVPWQQVQVPTENTLLDIAFTGSTGSHGWLVGDKATLLESQDGGLSWQNRDLTGLDPEAYLSSISFAGSEGWVVGQPKILLHTLNEGADWTLIRLSAQLPGEPLLIEALGPGSAEMVTNVGAIYRTEDGGQNWHARVDQPIGVVKNIARSPNGEYLAVSSRGSFYFLYSPESQTWKPYPRESSRRIQNMGFGPNGSAWKLNQGAEITLTDDFTSGEWIQPIRPGRALSFGYLNAAYQNDHDLWVVGGGATLIHSPDGGKTWEQATKLSNIPANFYSIEFPTPEQGFILGQRGTLLRYVGSDS, encoded by the coding sequence ATGTTCAAACCTCTGAGAATGGTGCTGCTCCTCTCCTTGTCAGTGCTACTGATGGCGGCGCGAATGCCTAGCATGCGAGAGGTGCCGTGGCAACAGGTGCAAGTGCCCACAGAAAATACCCTTTTGGACATCGCCTTCACCGGCAGTACCGGGTCCCATGGTTGGTTGGTGGGGGACAAGGCGACGTTGCTGGAATCTCAAGATGGCGGCCTCAGCTGGCAAAATCGAGACTTGACAGGGTTGGATCCGGAAGCCTACCTATCTTCCATCAGCTTTGCAGGATCAGAAGGCTGGGTGGTCGGGCAACCGAAGATTCTTTTGCACACCCTGAACGAAGGAGCCGACTGGACTCTCATCCGCCTCAGCGCTCAGTTGCCAGGTGAGCCTCTCTTAATCGAGGCTTTGGGTCCAGGGTCAGCCGAGATGGTCACCAATGTTGGAGCCATCTACCGTACCGAAGATGGTGGGCAAAACTGGCATGCCCGCGTGGATCAACCCATCGGTGTGGTGAAAAACATCGCCCGTAGCCCCAATGGGGAATACCTGGCGGTCTCCTCTCGGGGTAGCTTTTACTTCCTCTACTCCCCCGAAAGCCAAACCTGGAAGCCCTATCCCCGCGAAAGTTCCCGTCGTATCCAGAATATGGGCTTCGGCCCCAATGGCAGCGCCTGGAAGCTGAACCAAGGGGCGGAGATTACCCTTACCGACGATTTCACCTCCGGTGAGTGGATACAACCCATCCGTCCCGGTCGTGCCCTGAGCTTCGGCTACTTGAATGCTGCCTACCAGAACGACCATGATCTTTGGGTCGTCGGGGGAGGGGCTACCCTGATTCACAGCCCAGATGGTGGCAAAACCTGGGAACAGGCCACCAAGCTCAGCAATATACCGGCCAATTTCTACAGCATTGAGTTCCCGACCCCCGAGCAAGGTTTCATCCTCGGCCAACGGGGAACCCTACTGCGCTACGTTGGTTCTGACTCCTAG
- a CDS encoding rubredoxin, whose protein sequence is MQRYECRSCGYVYEPAKGDQLNRIPVGVPFEELPADWKCPVCRADKRLFQAVGVKGKPSGFQENLRYGLGVNAMPPIQKNLLIFLGLALGFLFLMSFYFVE, encoded by the coding sequence ATGCAGCGCTACGAATGTCGTTCCTGTGGCTATGTCTATGAGCCTGCCAAAGGGGATCAGCTCAATCGGATCCCAGTGGGAGTACCCTTTGAAGAGTTGCCTGCGGATTGGAAATGTCCGGTGTGTCGGGCGGACAAGCGTCTGTTCCAGGCGGTGGGGGTAAAAGGGAAGCCCTCAGGTTTTCAGGAGAATTTGCGCTATGGGCTTGGGGTGAATGCGATGCCCCCCATCCAAAAGAACCTGCTCATTTTCTTGGGTCTGGCGCTTGGATTTTTATTCCTGATGAGTTTCTACTTTGTCGAGTGA
- a CDS encoding FHA domain-containing protein encodes MTKPPPRPTLNHVLIVKDRNGPKAYWLTAELYSLGRDPGNSIRIDSQYASRHHAILVKTESPSSPDGFTYQIIDGDIHGTPSTNGLYVRGQRVEFQDLEDGDEIQFGNDATATYSLQTKELDAILSTFENTQIVGL; translated from the coding sequence ATGACCAAGCCTCCTCCCCGACCCACCCTCAATCATGTGCTGATCGTCAAGGATCGCAACGGGCCTAAGGCCTACTGGTTAACGGCTGAGCTGTATTCGCTGGGCCGGGATCCGGGTAATAGCATTCGCATTGATTCGCAATATGCTTCCCGCCATCACGCTATTTTGGTAAAAACGGAATCTCCTTCCTCGCCGGATGGGTTCACCTACCAGATCATCGATGGAGACATTCACGGCACTCCCAGTACCAATGGCTTGTACGTCCGGGGGCAGCGGGTGGAGTTCCAGGATTTGGAAGATGGGGATGAAATTCAATTTGGCAATGATGCGACTGCCACCTATTCGTTGCAAACTAAGGAGCTGGATGCGATTCTCTCGACCTTCGAAAACACCCAGATTGTGGGTCTATAG
- the accC gene encoding acetyl-CoA carboxylase biotin carboxylase subunit yields the protein MPPITKILIANRGEIALRIIRTCQEMGIPTVAVYSTADENSLHVQLADEAVCVGDAPVAKSYLNIPNIISAALTRGATAIHPGYGFLAENAKFAEMCADHHLIFIGPSPESMRKMADKATARETMQSVGVPTVPGSRGLISSDDEALKLAEKIGYPVIIKATAGGGGRGMRVAKDAQELLKMMRTAQGEAQAAFGDGGIYLEKFIERPRHVEFQVLADTHGNVVHLYERDCSIQRRHQKLLEEAPSPALTTTLRARMGAAAVKAAKVVNYVGAGTVEFLLDKHGQFYFIEMNTRIQVEHPVTEMVTGLDLIAEQIRIAQGQALSFRQKDVQLRGHAIECRINAEDPKQQFRPQSGTISAYLPPGGPGVRMDSHIYTDYRIPPYYDSLLGKLIAWGPNRAAAIRRMQRALGECAITGVPTTIPFHQQILRHEAFLKGEVYTDFIPQHMPLG from the coding sequence ATGCCGCCCATCACCAAGATCCTGATCGCCAACCGAGGTGAGATCGCCCTACGCATCATCCGCACCTGTCAGGAAATGGGGATCCCGACGGTCGCTGTTTATTCCACCGCCGATGAAAACTCTCTGCACGTGCAACTGGCAGACGAAGCTGTCTGTGTCGGAGATGCCCCGGTAGCCAAAAGTTACCTGAATATCCCCAACATTATTTCAGCAGCCCTTACCCGTGGGGCAACAGCCATTCATCCCGGCTATGGGTTTCTGGCGGAAAATGCCAAGTTTGCCGAAATGTGTGCGGATCACCATCTGATTTTTATCGGCCCCTCTCCCGAGTCCATGCGCAAGATGGCAGACAAAGCCACAGCCCGGGAAACCATGCAATCGGTGGGGGTACCTACAGTGCCCGGTAGTCGAGGATTAATTAGCTCTGATGATGAGGCGTTAAAGTTGGCGGAGAAAATTGGCTATCCCGTGATCATCAAGGCGACAGCAGGGGGAGGCGGGCGCGGCATGCGGGTGGCCAAAGATGCCCAGGAGTTGCTCAAGATGATGCGCACCGCTCAGGGGGAAGCCCAGGCAGCTTTTGGAGATGGCGGGATCTATCTGGAGAAGTTTATTGAGCGGCCCCGCCATGTGGAGTTTCAGGTACTGGCGGATACCCACGGGAATGTGGTGCATCTCTACGAGCGGGATTGCTCCATTCAACGGCGACATCAAAAGCTCTTGGAAGAGGCCCCCAGCCCAGCCCTGACGACAACTCTCCGCGCTCGTATGGGAGCTGCTGCGGTGAAAGCAGCTAAGGTGGTGAACTACGTGGGGGCGGGGACGGTGGAGTTTTTGCTGGATAAACACGGCCAGTTTTATTTTATCGAGATGAATACCCGCATTCAGGTGGAGCATCCCGTCACGGAAATGGTGACTGGGCTAGATCTGATTGCTGAGCAAATTCGTATTGCCCAGGGGCAGGCTCTTTCCTTTCGTCAGAAGGATGTGCAACTGCGGGGGCACGCCATCGAATGTCGTATCAATGCTGAGGATCCAAAGCAGCAGTTTCGCCCGCAATCGGGCACGATCAGCGCTTACCTGCCACCGGGGGGGCCAGGGGTACGGATGGACTCCCACATCTACACCGACTATCGGATCCCGCCCTATTACGATTCCCTGTTGGGTAAATTAATCGCCTGGGGGCCCAACCGAGCAGCGGCCATCCGGCGTATGCAACGGGCTTTGGGTGAATGTGCCATCACTGGGGTACCGACTACGATCCCTTTCCACCAGCAAATTCTGCGTCACGAGGCTTTTTTAAAGGGTGAGGTTTATACGGATTTCATTCCGCAACATATGCCCCTCGGATAA
- a CDS encoding mechanosensitive ion channel family protein codes for MCRFTSRRSASQIAHGFCIGILLLILLGIPAWPQSNIINRESDSASIVLDGQVLFQVRASGQFNAQERANFINLFLADAITTPEPVQVQIEERNNLPTLLLDGRYLLTVTDQDVEENQSPQAQAEAWAALLETALAEAQAQRSVEYLQTAGIQAGIAVGAALVLHSVLGWLRRRWGRGSNSPQPLLTLVILFSQLSLWLVTGAYIIRLFPRTRHWFYQVSIALNWSVDPDPTPRLPIFLGLVTLSLLIGYSTPSILIALFHRFSSAKVFVILEKVLTPLRGAQQIAGTVLLLHASLNILRPYSTLFALLRPWLDLALVVSLAWLLSRGFRQVVRLYGIDLIRKLGLEIDEFVLVIETIINAVIIVFSIFVFAQTQQFNLIGLLTSLGIGGLAVAFAAQKIIEQILSTIVLYLDRPFVPGDYIRMANGQIGRIESIGLRSTKIRTAAKSTLMIVPNSNLVNAEIENLTMAKKVMVLLYLDFLKPLEDQDAALVKQVISEETNSLFGIDPGSTNISLLRNAEERITRARITFFILGSSENSIQLRKRLLELANEKISKKLMKFGIQFFLQDPTIYVESPVTI; via the coding sequence ATGTGCAGATTCACAAGTCGTCGCAGCGCTTCTCAAATCGCTCATGGGTTTTGCATTGGGATCCTGTTGTTGATCCTGCTAGGGATCCCGGCTTGGCCTCAATCGAACATCATCAACAGAGAAAGCGACTCCGCATCGATTGTGCTGGACGGGCAGGTGTTGTTTCAAGTACGGGCTTCCGGCCAATTCAATGCCCAGGAACGCGCCAACTTCATTAACCTTTTCTTAGCAGACGCCATCACCACTCCAGAACCTGTACAAGTTCAAATTGAGGAGCGGAATAACTTACCCACCCTACTCTTGGATGGACGATATCTACTGACAGTCACCGACCAAGATGTCGAGGAGAATCAGTCTCCCCAAGCACAAGCGGAAGCATGGGCAGCTCTCCTAGAAACAGCACTAGCAGAAGCCCAAGCCCAACGCAGTGTCGAGTACCTACAAACCGCTGGGATTCAAGCTGGGATTGCCGTCGGTGCTGCCTTGGTTTTGCATAGTGTCTTGGGCTGGTTACGTCGCCGTTGGGGGAGAGGATCCAATTCTCCACAACCCCTGTTAACCCTAGTCATTCTGTTCAGTCAGTTGAGTTTATGGCTGGTGACAGGAGCCTACATCATCCGCCTCTTCCCCCGCACACGTCATTGGTTTTACCAAGTTAGCATTGCCTTAAATTGGAGCGTAGACCCAGATCCAACTCCTCGTTTACCAATCTTTCTGGGCTTAGTGACATTGTCACTCCTGATTGGCTATAGCACACCATCCATCCTCATCGCTCTATTTCATCGTTTCAGCTCTGCCAAAGTCTTTGTCATTTTGGAAAAAGTTCTCACTCCTTTACGAGGAGCTCAACAGATAGCAGGAACAGTCTTACTTTTACATGCCTCTCTCAATATTTTAAGGCCTTACTCCACACTGTTTGCTTTGTTGCGCCCTTGGCTCGACCTAGCTCTCGTCGTCAGCTTGGCCTGGCTTTTATCTAGAGGGTTTCGACAAGTGGTACGGCTCTACGGCATAGATCTCATTCGTAAGCTGGGATTGGAAATTGATGAATTTGTGTTAGTGATTGAGACCATTATCAATGCAGTAATCATTGTATTCTCTATATTTGTCTTTGCTCAAACCCAACAATTTAACTTGATTGGGTTGCTCACCAGCCTGGGAATTGGTGGATTGGCAGTAGCTTTTGCCGCTCAAAAAATTATCGAACAAATCCTTAGTACCATTGTTTTATACTTAGATCGTCCCTTTGTCCCTGGAGATTATATCCGCATGGCAAATGGACAAATCGGTCGTATCGAGTCCATCGGTCTACGCTCCACCAAAATTCGTACTGCCGCCAAAAGCACTCTGATGATCGTTCCCAACTCCAATTTGGTCAATGCTGAGATTGAAAACCTGACCATGGCCAAAAAGGTGATGGTATTGCTGTACCTGGATTTTCTCAAGCCCCTTGAGGATCAAGATGCAGCTTTGGTAAAGCAAGTGATTTCGGAAGAAACCAATTCTTTATTTGGTATTGACCCAGGCAGTACCAACATCTCTTTACTCCGTAATGCAGAAGAACGCATCACTAGGGCCAGAATCACCTTCTTTATTCTTGGCTCTAGCGAAAACTCCATTCAGTTACGCAAGAGGCTCTTGGAGTTGGCCAACGAAAAGATTTCCAAAAAACTCATGAAATTTGGCATCCAGTTTTTCCTTCAGGATCCAACTATCTATGTGGAATCTCCGGTTACTATTTAG
- a CDS encoding cupin domain-containing protein: MGGSGYPEPFRSRMGDRLKKRLGEACGLTQFGVNLVTLGPGGQSALRHWHTLEDEFVYILSGEVTLVTDRGQQILKAGMCAGYPAGQRDAHHFINHSDQPAQYLEIGSRIPGDVAFYPDDDLLWIETETGTVGAHKNGEFYLDG, translated from the coding sequence GTGGGCGGATCAGGATATCCCGAACCCTTTCGCTCCCGTATGGGAGATCGCCTCAAAAAACGCCTGGGAGAAGCCTGTGGCCTGACTCAATTCGGGGTCAACCTGGTTACCCTAGGGCCAGGCGGTCAATCTGCGTTACGCCATTGGCACACCCTTGAAGACGAATTTGTCTATATCCTCTCGGGTGAGGTAACACTCGTCACTGATCGGGGTCAACAAATCTTGAAAGCAGGCATGTGTGCCGGTTACCCTGCCGGGCAGCGAGATGCCCATCACTTCATCAACCATTCCGATCAGCCTGCCCAATATCTGGAAATCGGTAGCCGCATCCCTGGAGACGTTGCATTTTACCCTGATGATGATTTGCTGTGGATAGAAACGGAAACCGGCACAGTCGGAGCCCACAAGAATGGCGAGTTTTACCTCGATGGGTAA
- a CDS encoding ABA4-like family protein, with translation MLEMIFNGANWFALPFWVLMILLPGWKVTRQVMESLLPIAVLAAVYLYLLVTGFDGASLQSFSDPQLSLSDLTQLFARPQVMAAGWVHYIVMDLFVGRWIYLEGRDKQVWTSHSLLLCLFAGPVGLLVHLFTVAIVQAIRHNRSHAAESQLSEPSVEAPKEST, from the coding sequence ATGCTGGAGATGATCTTTAACGGGGCCAACTGGTTTGCGTTGCCGTTTTGGGTTTTGATGATCCTGCTGCCGGGTTGGAAGGTAACCCGTCAGGTGATGGAGTCGTTGTTGCCGATTGCAGTGTTGGCGGCGGTGTACTTGTACCTGCTGGTGACGGGGTTTGATGGGGCGAGTTTGCAGAGCTTTTCGGATCCGCAGCTTTCTCTGTCGGATTTAACTCAACTGTTTGCCCGACCGCAGGTGATGGCTGCTGGTTGGGTTCACTACATTGTGATGGATTTGTTTGTCGGTCGTTGGATCTATCTGGAAGGACGGGACAAGCAGGTTTGGACAAGCCATTCGCTGCTGTTGTGCTTGTTTGCGGGGCCGGTTGGGCTGCTTGTCCACTTGTTCACAGTGGCTATTGTGCAAGCGATTCGACACAATCGATCCCATGCTGCTGAGTCTCAGTTGTCTGAGCCAAGTGTAGAAGCACCGAAGGAATCGACTTAG
- a CDS encoding prohibitin family protein — protein sequence MRRPNRLPLDFEISRFLPLIGLLLAALIFLPRCLLVVQPGYEAVIFNRLTGVEMSPRREGIHLLIPVLQFPTLYDVRTQTYNMTSQSEERSVKADDSLTALTADGQRVDLDVSVRYRLDPARVPEIHQNVGPNYLNKIIRPASQAVVRNVIARYSAIGVYSEQRAEIQEQIAAELTNLMQAEGLVLQSLLLRNVEFSKEFQSAIEAKQIAEQEKQREVFRVEQAELIKQRMIVKASGEAQAITLKGEALRNNPNVIQLEYVRNLPDDIKTIVSEQNVILNFGDFLSKSE from the coding sequence ATGCGACGACCCAACCGGTTGCCCCTCGACTTTGAGATCTCCCGCTTCTTACCTCTGATTGGCTTGCTTTTGGCAGCACTGATTTTCTTGCCCCGTTGCTTGCTAGTGGTTCAGCCCGGTTATGAAGCCGTCATTTTCAACCGTCTGACTGGCGTCGAAATGAGCCCCCGCCGGGAAGGGATCCATCTGCTGATCCCGGTGCTGCAATTCCCCACCCTCTACGACGTCCGCACCCAAACCTACAACATGACCAGCCAAAGTGAGGAACGCAGCGTCAAAGCGGATGATTCTTTGACAGCTCTCACCGCCGATGGTCAACGGGTGGATCTGGATGTGTCTGTGCGCTATCGCTTGGATCCGGCACGAGTTCCCGAGATCCATCAAAATGTTGGCCCCAATTACCTGAATAAAATTATTCGTCCCGCCTCTCAGGCCGTAGTCCGCAACGTGATTGCCCGCTACTCCGCCATTGGTGTTTACTCCGAGCAACGGGCTGAGATTCAAGAACAAATTGCGGCAGAATTGACCAACCTCATGCAGGCAGAAGGGCTTGTGTTACAAAGCTTGTTGCTGCGGAATGTTGAGTTTTCTAAGGAGTTTCAGTCGGCTATCGAAGCCAAGCAAATTGCCGAACAGGAAAAGCAACGGGAAGTGTTCCGAGTAGAACAAGCTGAACTGATCAAACAAAGAATGATCGTCAAAGCCAGTGGTGAAGCCCAAGCCATTACCTTGAAAGGAGAAGCGCTCCGTAACAATCCAAACGTGATTCAGTTGGAGTATGTCCGCAACCTGCCCGATGACATCAAAACCATCGTCAGCGAGCAAAACGTCATTCTCAACTTTGGAGATTTTCTGAGCAAATCTGAATAA
- a CDS encoding thylakoid membrane photosystem I accumulation factor: MLLLRIFLVFLLVVYMSLSAAPASALLNDDRYDGNIFALYGSNGGMIPPRVTLKQAKEQGIPALLVYYIDDSSDCKKYAATVANLQVRYGLGVYFIPYSVDSLSPEDERGQYYTGQVPQTLLFDPEGNIAYQSVGNRPITEVENAIRALFKLDPVPPGVIKAKPFNEIQTGFAGSRFPAAPTPAPAEAEP; encoded by the coding sequence ATGCTATTGCTCCGTATTTTCCTGGTTTTTCTGCTGGTCGTCTATATGAGTCTGTCTGCAGCCCCCGCTAGCGCCCTCCTCAATGATGATCGTTATGACGGCAATATCTTTGCTCTATATGGATCTAATGGCGGCATGATCCCTCCCCGCGTTACCCTCAAACAAGCCAAAGAACAAGGGATCCCGGCCTTACTTGTGTACTACATCGACGACAGCAGTGACTGCAAAAAATACGCCGCTACCGTTGCCAACCTACAAGTTCGCTATGGCTTAGGTGTCTATTTCATCCCCTATTCGGTCGATTCCCTCTCGCCGGAGGATGAGCGTGGCCAGTACTACACCGGCCAAGTCCCCCAGACCCTCCTCTTCGACCCGGAAGGAAATATTGCCTACCAATCCGTCGGTAATCGCCCCATCACCGAAGTGGAAAACGCCATTCGCGCCCTGTTTAAGTTGGATCCCGTTCCTCCAGGCGTGATCAAAGCCAAACCCTTCAATGAAATCCAAACCGGATTTGCCGGATCCCGTTTCCCTGCAGCCCCAACCCCAGCTCCAGCAGAGGCCGAACCGTGA
- a CDS encoding ribulose bisphosphate carboxylase small subunit yields MSYYIAPAFLKTVALHLTKNHLDLPNLRVPLILGIHGRKGEGKTFQCDLIFERMKVHAILISGGELESPDAGDPARMIRLRYREAGEHIRKFGQMAVLMINDLDAGAGRLNAMTQYTVNTQLVSATLMNIADNPTNVQLPGSYDPKPLPRVPIIVTGNDFSTLYAPLIRDGRMSKFYWDPSREDRLHIVQGMFQSEGIPFSDIERLVDTFSDQAIDFFGALRSQIYDQQVWHFIQQVGLERVSFRLLKSKEGTPSFPPPQFSLEQLLEWGHQLKTQQQQVETRRLSEEYLGLKPSPTREHSPKPSSHQVTPSNQSVAHPGLQLPSNVETQIRQILAQGYEIQVEHVDKRRYRVNSWQGCGATHLRELAQACAAVEQCLSHFPGEYVRLVGVDPVKKQRMVETIIQRP; encoded by the coding sequence ATGAGCTACTACATCGCCCCCGCCTTTCTCAAAACCGTCGCCCTCCACCTGACCAAAAATCATCTCGACCTCCCCAATCTGCGCGTTCCCCTCATCCTCGGAATTCATGGCCGCAAAGGAGAAGGCAAAACCTTTCAGTGTGATTTGATCTTTGAGCGCATGAAGGTTCATGCCATCCTTATTTCTGGCGGAGAGTTAGAAAGCCCCGATGCCGGGGATCCCGCCCGTATGATCCGCCTCCGGTATCGGGAAGCTGGCGAGCATATCCGCAAATTCGGCCAAATGGCCGTGTTAATGATCAACGACTTGGATGCCGGAGCCGGTCGTCTAAACGCCATGACCCAGTACACCGTCAATACACAACTGGTCAGCGCCACCCTGATGAACATCGCTGATAACCCCACCAATGTGCAGCTCCCCGGCAGTTATGATCCCAAACCCCTCCCCAGAGTGCCGATCATCGTCACGGGCAACGACTTCTCCACCCTGTATGCCCCCCTCATCCGCGATGGCCGCATGAGCAAGTTTTACTGGGATCCCAGTCGTGAGGATCGCCTCCACATTGTGCAAGGCATGTTCCAATCCGAAGGAATCCCCTTCTCAGACATCGAGCGATTGGTGGATACCTTTTCAGATCAAGCCATCGACTTTTTCGGGGCCTTGCGCTCACAGATCTACGATCAACAGGTGTGGCATTTCATCCAACAAGTGGGCCTAGAAAGAGTTTCCTTCCGTCTCCTCAAAAGCAAAGAAGGCACTCCCAGCTTCCCACCCCCCCAATTTTCTCTGGAACAGTTGCTGGAATGGGGCCACCAGCTCAAAACCCAACAACAACAGGTGGAAACCCGCCGCCTCTCCGAAGAATATCTCGGCCTCAAACCGTCGCCAACTCGAGAACATTCTCCAAAGCCAAGTTCACATCAGGTCACCCCCTCCAACCAGTCTGTGGCCCATCCTGGCCTGCAGTTGCCCTCAAATGTAGAAACCCAAATTCGGCAGATATTGGCACAAGGCTATGAAATCCAGGTCGAACACGTGGACAAACGCCGTTATCGAGTCAATTCCTGGCAAGGTTGTGGAGCCACACACCTAAGAGAACTAGCCCAAGCTTGCGCCGCAGTTGAGCAGTGCTTGAGCCATTTTCCCGGAGAATATGTCCGCCTAGTGGGAGTGGATCCCGTCAAGAAACAACGCATGGTAGAGACCATCATTCAGCGTCCCTAA
- a CDS encoding ATP-binding cassette domain-containing protein produces the protein MAHFPLFELEQYGIQIGQKTLLRNVTCPIPEKAVTAILGPERSGKTLLLRALKGFTALLATQPSCSIQTMGSLRFRGQCLQAEWQETGYQSRALVVPQVFPGSIFANVAYGLRLAGHPDSDFENWVAECLIQVGLDDLIPNWRDSPEGLSPGQKQQLALARALAVKPEVLLLDEPWMGLDAVAQAHLNHLLRSLCSRCAVVVASRGYRAALRIADWLLLLERQESGEGGYFVAAGSPQELMLAPPSRAVQEYLAYYLRT, from the coding sequence ATGGCTCATTTTCCCCTCTTTGAGTTAGAGCAGTATGGGATCCAAATCGGTCAGAAAACACTTCTGAGGAATGTTACTTGTCCTATTCCTGAAAAAGCTGTGACAGCCATTTTGGGGCCGGAGCGAAGCGGGAAGACCTTACTTTTACGCGCTCTCAAAGGCTTCACAGCTCTTTTGGCAACTCAACCCAGTTGCTCAATTCAGACGATGGGAAGCCTACGGTTTCGGGGGCAATGCCTGCAGGCCGAGTGGCAGGAGACAGGCTATCAATCTAGGGCCCTGGTGGTTCCGCAGGTGTTTCCGGGATCCATTTTTGCCAATGTGGCCTATGGCTTGAGGCTAGCGGGGCATCCCGACTCTGATTTTGAAAATTGGGTGGCCGAATGCCTAATCCAGGTGGGTTTGGACGATTTGATTCCGAATTGGCGAGACTCTCCTGAGGGATTATCTCCAGGGCAAAAACAGCAACTGGCTTTGGCGCGGGCACTGGCGGTTAAACCGGAGGTGCTGCTACTGGATGAACCTTGGATGGGGTTGGATGCAGTGGCCCAAGCCCATCTGAATCACCTGCTGCGCAGTCTCTGTTCTCGATGCGCGGTGGTTGTGGCCAGTCGGGGATATCGAGCGGCACTGAGGATTGCCGATTGGCTGCTGCTGCTCGAGCGGCAGGAGAGTGGAGAAGGGGGATATTTTGTGGCGGCGGGATCCCCGCAGGAGCTGATGCTGGCTCCACCGAGTCGGGCTGTGCAGGAGTATTTGGCCTACTACCTGAGGACTTGA